One Nitrospira sp. genomic window, ATCAGGAGATCGATCGTTTTGGCGATGAAGCGATTCAGCACCTGGGCCTTGGGATAGACACCCAGTTCCACCGGGCTGTGCCCGATTGCCTCCTCCGCCACCGGAAATCTCCCAATTCTTCGACACTATAACAAATCTCTCGGACCTGCACAAACAAAGTCGCAATCTTCTCACACCCGCTCTCCATGCGATTCTGGCTCTTGCCTTTGCTGTCGCCGCCTGAGTAGAATCCGTGAAACATTGCCGACAAGAGGCGTTCTCAATGATCAAACTGCTCCGCGAAGCCGCTCACGACTATCCTTGGTTTTTGAAATCCATCATGGGCATCCTCGCCCTCGCGTTCGTCATTACGATGGGCTGGTGGGGATTCGGCCAGCAAAGCGATAACGTGGTGGCGTCCGTCGGTGACCAGATCGTCCCGCTCGACGAATATCGACGAGCCTATGAAAATACGTATCGTTTCTACAAGGACAAGGGACAGAACGAGATTAAAGACGAGTTCCTCAAGCAGTTCGTGTTGGACCAGCTCATCGACAATCGCATGTGGCTGCACGTGGCGAAAGAGATGGGCCTCACGGTGTCGGACGAAGATTTGCGGAAAGCGATCATGCAGCGAACAGAGTTTCAGAAGAACGGCAGCTTCGACCCCGAGTCCTATCGCCGCCTGCTGGCAGCCAATCGTCTCACTCCCGCATCGTTCGAAGCGATGGAAGCCAAGGACATTCTCACCAATAAAGCCCGGCTGGTCATCATGGACGCCGTGGCCTTGACCCCATCGGAATATGCCGAGGCGCAGACCCTGGCCTCACGCGAAGGGGAATCTGATCCGGCCAAAGCTGCGATCATCAAGGAGCGGGTGCATCAGAATCTGTTGTTCCAAAAACAACAGCGTGCCCTGATGGCCTACTCGGAATCGATGAAGAGCAAAGTCCCCGTCAAAATCCACAAAGAACTCATGTAGCGCTCGGCCATCCCGTCCCGAGCAACATCGCGTCCCCATAACTGTAAAACCGGTACCGTTGCGCCACCGCCTCCTGATAGGCAGCGCGCAATGATTCCACACCCACGAACGCGGACACCAACATCAGCAATGTAGTCCGTGGCAAATGAAAGTTCGTCACCAGCGCATCGATTACTTGAAACTGAAATCCTGGCGTGATGAACAGCTCAGCCGGTCCCTGAAACGGCTCGATGCCACGTCCTCCGCTGGCCGCCGTCTCCAGCGCGCGCACCACGGTGGTCCCGACCGCCACCACACGATTCCCGCGCCGTTGCGTCCGGTGGATCTGCTCGACCGTGGAGGCTGACACCTCCACCTGCTCCGCCAACATCCGGTGGTCCTGGATGTGCTCGCTCTTCACGCTGCGAAATGTGCCGGGGCCGACGTGTAGCGTCACCTGCGTCAACCCGATTCCCTTGGTCGTCAGCGACTCCAACAATGCCTCGGTGAAATGCAGCCCTGCAGTCGGCGCCGCAATCGCACCTTCATGTTGTGCAAACACCGTCTGGTACCATCCCTGATCTTCCGGTGACGGATCACGCTTGATATACGGCGGGAGCGGCATCGTGCCGGCCGCGTGCATGAGGTCGTACACAGTGGTGACGCCTCTGACCAGCAACGTAGTGCGAGCCTGGCTCCGTTCCACGATCTCGCCGCTGGCGCCACCCGGGAAATCAATCATGGCCCCCGGTCGGAAACGTCCCTTGATCAACACCTCCCACACATTGTGCCCAAGGTCCTGCACAAACAGTAGATCCAAACATTTGCCGTTCGATCGCACCTGCGCAGGGACTCGTGCAGGCATCACTTTGGTATTGTTCACGACCACCAGATCGCCGGGACGGAGTAGGAAGGGCAGATCCCCCACGCGGCGATGGGTCCTTGCACCACTCGCTCGCTCCATGACCAGTAATCGCGCCTGATCGCGTGGGAGCACAGGATGGTCGGCCACAAGCGCCGGGTCGAATGGGAAGTCGAACTCGCTGAGCAGCATTAGGGGGTTGGAATGACCGGCATCAGCAGTTGCGACCGCGCGGCGTTATGCAACTCGGTGCCGGGATAATAGTATTGCAGAATACTGTTGTAGGAATAGCCGAGTTCAGCCAATTCTTTTGCGCCCCACTGGCACAGCCCCACCGCATGGCCTGCCCCGTATCCGGCAAAGACCACGTCGGCACCAATTGATTCCACTTCGAACTGGGTACTCGGGATGACCGTGTATCCCGCGGCCTTTCGAAGATCTTCGCCGCGCAAGATTGTCTCGCCGCCTGAATGGAGAATCCGTAAGCGGGCCACACGCCCGGCCCGACTATAGGCAATCGGGGTAATCGTTGCAATCGTGCCCACAGAAAATCCCTGGTGGCGGAGATTGTGCTCCAGCAGATCAATCTTCACACTGGCTTTCCATTGGTAGTAGGGCGACTCCAAATCAAACGGACACTCGACTCCTTTTAAATAAGGCAGGTCTTTGTTGGCCCACACATTCACCGCATCCTCGGTGGGGCCGGCGGCGGTGGAGGAGAACGCGGCATAGATCGGCGCCTGCTGATGGGTCACCACAATCCCCCGCGTCGATTCAACCGCGTCTTCCACCCGGCGATCCACACCGGTTCGTCCACGGTAGACCTGATCGTGAATCGTGGCAACGACGTCATAGTCCCTGGAGGCGCTGAGCATCTTGTTGTACAGCGCATAGGTTCGCGCAGCCACCGCCTGGACCTTTAACATTTCCGGATGCCACGCCGAACTGACTTCGGCGGGCACCACGCCTTTCACGTACTCTTCCAAGTCAACCTGGTTTGTGATCGCCAGCGCATGCCCCTTCCGCGACACCCGCACCGCCCCACTGATCGGCAACGGGGTCCCCGCGCCGCCCCCTCCGTCTTTCCCGATGACCAGGGTCAAGGTGTGCCGAAGGGGGCGAAGCTGGACCTGCCCGCCCGCGAGACGTCGACCATCGAGATGCAACCCATCTCCCCGGGCAGTGAGATGGATCGGCCCGTGCAGCGTCTTTGCTTCACCGCTCTCGCTAACCAGGGCAAACGCACCGTCCGAGCGCACATCGAGGAACGGTGCTTCCTGCGCCAACAGCACCCGAATGGATTCAGCAGAAGCGGGATGGACAGAGACGAAGAGCAGACACACCATGCCCACCGCAGCGACGAGCCTCACCAAGCGATGTCGAATCATCGGCGAAAGAGCCATGAAAGGATGTACACGAGGAGGCTCAGCAGAATGCTGAGCACGAGACTGGTCGCGATCGGAACATATAGACTGAATCGCTCTCGCGTGATCGAGAGATCACCGGGTAATCTGCCGACCCACCCAAGCAGTGAACCGAGACCCGGCCATTTTTCTGTCAGCATCAGTATCGTACCGACTGCCGCGAGGGCCAATCCCACGACGATCAAAAACCGTCCGATCCCGCTCCAGGCATCCATTATTCATTGTATCAAACATTCGGCGATTTGAACGGCGTTGAGGGCAGCGCCCTTCCGCAGGTTGTCACTGACGACCCACAGATTCAACCCGTTGGTGATCGACTCGTCGACGCGAACCCGCCCCACATAGACCTCATCCTTGCCGGATACGTCAAACGGCATCGGGTAGAGTTTCTTGACTGGATCATCATAGACAATCACCCCGGGCATCTCAGCGATGGCCGCCCGGGCGTCATTGGCCTGAAGCGGACGCTCAAGTTCCACGTTGATCGCCTCGGAATGACAGCGCAAGACCGGCACACGCACCGTGGTCGCCGTGACCCGCAACAACGGCATCTCGAGGATTTTTCTGGTCTCCTGCACGATCTTCACCTCTTCCGAGCAGTCGCCGCCGTCGCCGAACGATCCCACCTGAGGGAGGAGGTTGAACGCAATTTGATAGGGATAGACCTGTACTTTTACATCCTGAAAGGAGATCAGTGCCTTTGTCTGGTCCACCAATTCATCCATGGCGGCCGATCCAGTGCCGGACACCGACTGAAAGGTGGTGACGACGACGCGTTTGATCCCCGCCACATCGCGAAGCGGCTTCAGCGCCATCACCAGCGGCGTCGTCGTGCAATTCGGAATAGCCACAATCCCGCGCGTCATGGACCGCAACGCTGCAGCATTGACCTCCGGCACCACGAGCGGGACATTCGGATCCATCCGGAAAACCGCACTGTCATCGATCACGACCACACCCGCCGCGCCCAAACGTGCACCATACTCACGGCTGATGGCATCGGTGGCGGAAATAAAGACGATGTCGACGCCGGCAAAGGATGACGCCTCCGTCAGTTCTTCCACCTTGTACTCTTTCCCCTGACATGTGAGTACCTCGCCGGCTGACCGCTTGGACGAAAAGAGCCGCAGCGTCTCGATCGGGAAATTGCGTTCTTCCAGAATCTCAAGACTTTCTTTCCCAACCGCTCCGGTCGCCCCCAACACCGCCACCGTATAGGCCTGTTTCTTCTTCAACATCATGCTGTCCTTATGCCGATGCCGTCAGAACCCGGATGCGGTGGTTGAACGTATCCGCCACATACACGGTCCCGGACGCATCGACCGCTACGCCGAATGGATAACTGAGACTGCCTGCCAATGCCTCGCCGCCGTCGCCGCCGTACTGCGCGACACCGGTTCCAGACAAGCGCGTAATCGTCTTCGCGCGCCCGTCCCATACCCGGATCAAGTGACTGTCAGAATCCGTCATGTACACCCTACCGTCGCCACCGGCTGCAATGGCCGCCGGACGAGAAATGCTCGCCGAGTGCGGCTCTTCCGGCCCCTGGTATCGATAGGGGCTCCCGTCTCCCGCCACCGTCGTGATCTGACCCGTTGTCGGATCGACCGATCGGATTCGGCTATTGAAGGTATCCGCGATATACAGCACGCCATCAGCGCCCAACGCGACGCCGCTGGGTCCGGCCAAACTGGCCTCTGTGGCAGGCACCTGATCACCGCTGTACGCGGCCGTGCCGTCTCCAGCCACGGTGCTGATCACACCGGTGGCCAGATCCACCCGGCGGACGCGATTGTTGCTTTGATCGGCAATGTAGAGCGACTCGTCGTTGACGGCTAACCCGGTCGGCTCATTGATCGCGGCCTGAGCCGCCGGCCCACCGTCGCCGGAATAACGCGCCTGCCCGGTCCCGGCCACATGACTGATAATGCCCGTCGTGGCATCGACCTTCCTGATCCGATGGTTCATCGTGTCTGCAATATACAGATTGCCCGCACGATCAACGGCTACAGCACTGGGAAAATTGAGACGGGCACGACGTGCAGGACCGCCATCTCCCGAGTCCTGCTCGACGGTCAATCGCCCACCGGTCACATAGCGGACGGTGCCACTTAAATCCGTTACCTGGGTATAGGCCTTCGTTTTGTCATCGGAACTATCGGCAAAGGGATCGTCATCCTCTGCGGGCTGCACCACCGTCGGCTCCGGGGGCGGCACCGGGCCTGCCTTCCCGGCAGGCTCGCTTCCCGCGACGGTCGTGATCAGCCCGGTCCCACGATCAACCCGCCGAACCACGTGATTCTCGGAATCCGCGATGTACAGGTTCCCCTGCGCATCTACGCACAACCCCTTCGGCTCATTCAAGGATGCCGCAACAGCGAGCCCACCGTCACCGGCATACCCTGGCTCGCCGTCCCCCGCCACGGTTTCAATGATGATTCCAGATTGTGCTGCACCCGTTGTCATAGAACTTATGCGGGAAGGTTCTGCAGGATGGCATCACCCATTTCCGTGGTTCCGACCAACCGCATGCCTTCTGCGTGAATATCTTTGGTGCGGAATCCCAGTTCAAGGGTCTTGACGATTGCCTGCTCAATGGCCGCCGCTTCCTTCTCCAATTGAAACGCGTACGACAACATCATGGCGGCAGAAGCAATCGTCGCAATCGGGTTGGCAATGTTCTTCCCGGCGATATCCGGCGCACTGCCATGAATCGGCTCAAAAAGCCCGACCTTGGCGCCGACACTGGCGGAGGGCAGCATACCGATTGATCCGGTCAGCATGGCGGCCTCGTCGCTCAAAATATCACCGAAGATGTTATTGCAGAGCAGCACATCGAACTGCCGCGGATTCCGTACCAACTGCATCGCACAGTTGTCGACGTAAATATGGCTCAAGGCCACATCGGGGTAGCCTTTTTGGACCTCGGTCACCACCCGTCGCCACAGCTCGGACGACTCCAGGACGTTCGCCTTGTCGACCGACATCACCTTCTTGCGACGCTTGCGCGCCGCGTCAAACGCCACCACGGCGATCCGGCGAATCTCTTCGGTCGTATAGACTTCGGTATTGATCCCGCGTTCGCCGCCACCAGGCAACGGTTCAATCCCCTTCGGCTTACCAAAATAGATGCCGCCGGTGAGTTCACGAATCACCAGCATGTCGATCCCCTCGATGACGTCGCGGCGCAACGTGGAGGCATCAGCCAGCATGGGATACAGTTTTGCCGGACGCAAATTCGCATACAGCCCCAGTTGCTCTCGCAAGCCGAGCAAGGCCCGCTCGGGGCGAAGGCTATAGTCCAGCCCTTCCCATTTCGGGCCGCCGACGGCGCCGAGTAACACCGCATCGCTTTGCTTGGCAATCGTGAGGGTCTCTGCCGGAAGGGGCACCCCGACCTTGTCGATGGCGTGGCCTCCCACATCGGCCGCCTGAAACTCGAACGTATGCCCATACCGCGCTGCTACGGCCTTCAACACCTTGACCGCTTCCGGAACAATCTCGCGGCCGACTCCATCACCAGCTAGGACTGCAATTCTCGCTTTCACGTCGCGCTCTCCTCTCGGCTATTCAACGATCGCCTCGTCCTCCACCTTCCATGCGGGATCGACGAGGCAGAGAAATTCGATTGCGCTCGTCCCGGTATTCAGCAGAGACTGTTTGGCACCGGGCGGCACGTAGACCACGGATCCGGCCTCCACCGGCATGGACTCCTCATTCACCTTCATCACGCCGCGGCCGATGATGAAGTAATACACCTCCGAGGACGTCAACCGATGCCAGAGCGACTGTTTCCCCGGATCGAG contains:
- a CDS encoding DUF2905 domain-containing protein, coding for MDAWSGIGRFLIVVGLALAAVGTILMLTEKWPGLGSLLGWVGRLPGDLSITRERFSLYVPIATSLVLSILLSLLVYILSWLFRR
- a CDS encoding cupin domain-containing protein; its protein translation is MFGTHLKHCPEFLAGDHTRLRELLHPAKADLKLGYSLAHGLLDPGKQSLWHRLTSSEVYYFIIGRGVMKVNEESMPVEAGSVVYVPPGAKQSLLNTGTSAIEFLCLVDPAWKVEDEAIVE
- a CDS encoding SpoIID/LytB domain-containing protein; translation: MIRHRLVRLVAAVGMVCLLFVSVHPASAESIRVLLAQEAPFLDVRSDGAFALVSESGEAKTLHGPIHLTARGDGLHLDGRRLAGGQVQLRPLRHTLTLVIGKDGGGGAGTPLPISGAVRVSRKGHALAITNQVDLEEYVKGVVPAEVSSAWHPEMLKVQAVAARTYALYNKMLSASRDYDVVATIHDQVYRGRTGVDRRVEDAVESTRGIVVTHQQAPIYAAFSSTAAGPTEDAVNVWANKDLPYLKGVECPFDLESPYYQWKASVKIDLLEHNLRHQGFSVGTIATITPIAYSRAGRVARLRILHSGGETILRGEDLRKAAGYTVIPSTQFEVESIGADVVFAGYGAGHAVGLCQWGAKELAELGYSYNSILQYYYPGTELHNAARSQLLMPVIPTP
- the leuB gene encoding 3-isopropylmalate dehydrogenase; its protein translation is MKARIAVLAGDGVGREIVPEAVKVLKAVAARYGHTFEFQAADVGGHAIDKVGVPLPAETLTIAKQSDAVLLGAVGGPKWEGLDYSLRPERALLGLREQLGLYANLRPAKLYPMLADASTLRRDVIEGIDMLVIRELTGGIYFGKPKGIEPLPGGGERGINTEVYTTEEIRRIAVVAFDAARKRRKKVMSVDKANVLESSELWRRVVTEVQKGYPDVALSHIYVDNCAMQLVRNPRQFDVLLCNNIFGDILSDEAAMLTGSIGMLPSASVGAKVGLFEPIHGSAPDIAGKNIANPIATIASAAMMLSYAFQLEKEAAAIEQAIVKTLELGFRTKDIHAEGMRLVGTTEMGDAILQNLPA
- the queA gene encoding tRNA preQ1(34) S-adenosylmethionine ribosyltransferase-isomerase QueA — encoded protein: MLLSEFDFPFDPALVADHPVLPRDQARLLVMERASGARTHRRVGDLPFLLRPGDLVVVNNTKVMPARVPAQVRSNGKCLDLLFVQDLGHNVWEVLIKGRFRPGAMIDFPGGASGEIVERSQARTTLLVRGVTTVYDLMHAAGTMPLPPYIKRDPSPEDQGWYQTVFAQHEGAIAAPTAGLHFTEALLESLTTKGIGLTQVTLHVGPGTFRSVKSEHIQDHRMLAEQVEVSASTVEQIHRTQRRGNRVVAVGTTVVRALETAASGGRGIEPFQGPAELFITPGFQFQVIDALVTNFHLPRTTLLMLVSAFVGVESLRAAYQEAVAQRYRFYSYGDAMLLGTGWPSAT
- a CDS encoding aspartate-semialdehyde dehydrogenase; this translates as MLKKKQAYTVAVLGATGAVGKESLEILEERNFPIETLRLFSSKRSAGEVLTCQGKEYKVEELTEASSFAGVDIVFISATDAISREYGARLGAAGVVVIDDSAVFRMDPNVPLVVPEVNAAALRSMTRGIVAIPNCTTTPLVMALKPLRDVAGIKRVVVTTFQSVSGTGSAAMDELVDQTKALISFQDVKVQVYPYQIAFNLLPQVGSFGDGGDCSEEVKIVQETRKILEMPLLRVTATTVRVPVLRCHSEAINVELERPLQANDARAAIAEMPGVIVYDDPVKKLYPMPFDVSGKDEVYVGRVRVDESITNGLNLWVVSDNLRKGAALNAVQIAECLIQ
- a CDS encoding SurA N-terminal domain-containing protein, whose translation is MIKLLREAAHDYPWFLKSIMGILALAFVITMGWWGFGQQSDNVVASVGDQIVPLDEYRRAYENTYRFYKDKGQNEIKDEFLKQFVLDQLIDNRMWLHVAKEMGLTVSDEDLRKAIMQRTEFQKNGSFDPESYRRLLAANRLTPASFEAMEAKDILTNKARLVIMDAVALTPSEYAEAQTLASREGESDPAKAAIIKERVHQNLLFQKQQRALMAYSESMKSKVPVKIHKELM